CCCCTGAGAATGGAGAAGTACGCTAAGTACATCTTCTTGGCCGGTGCGCTCCTTCCCTGGCTGGCCTATCTCCTCGCGGGGCGTGGAAGTGAGGTAGTCGGCGGCTGGCCGAAAATAGGCGGGATAGAGGTCGCGCTCGATACCTACAGCTCCCTTCTCGTGCTCGGCGAGCTGATTCTCTTCTCAGCTGTAGCTTTGTATTCAATCAACTACTTCAAAAAAGACGTGAAACCCCTGGTACTGCTCCTCCTGGTGCATGCTGGTCTTCTCGGGGCGTTCATAAGCAGGGACCTCTTCAACTTCTACATCTTCATGGAGATAGCCTCGGTGTCTTCCTTTGCCCTGGTGGGCCTTCCCGGAGAGAAGAGGGCAATAAGGGCTGCATACAGATACCTCATGCTCTCCCTCCTCGCCTCCTACTTCTTCGTGTTCTCGATAGGCATCATCTACCTCAAGACCGGCTACCTGAACCTCGAACTGGTTTCCCAGGTCCCACCCTCAAAGGAAATTAGGGCGGCCGTTGCGGTGGCCTTCACGTCACTTCTCCTCAAGGCGGGCATCTTCCCCCTCCACCTGTGGCTCCCCGATGCCCACGCCAACGCCCCCTCCCCTGTCTCGGCGCTCCTCTCCGGTGCAGTTGTCAAGGCCCCAGCCTACGGTATGGTGCTCCTCTCGCTCCACCTCCCGCTCAGCGGAACCTTCAGGACTGTTCTGCTCGGCACGGCCTTTGCCTCCATGCTCTTCGGCGTTGCCATGGCGCTCCTCCAGAAGGACATCAAGAGGCTCCTCGCCTACCACACCGTCAGCCAGATGGGCTACGTCCTCCTCGGGATAGCGACCCCCAACCCGCTCGGAGCTATCTACTACGCCTTCGCCCACATGCTCTTCAAGGGTGGCCTCTTCCTCTCTGCCGGAGTCCTGGTCGACAGAGCCAAGACGAGGGAGCTGAATGAGCTCTCCTACAGGGGTGACCCCCTTCTGATGGCCTCCACCCTGATGCTGAGCCTTGCAATAGGAGGGATATGGCCTTTTGTTGGCTCTTCAGCGAAGGCAGCCCTCCTAAAGGCGCTTCCCTATGGGAGAGAGCTGTTCTACCTCGCTGGTCTGGGGACTCTCGCTTCCTTCACAAAGCTCAACTACTACCTGATGAAAGGAGAAGGAAATAGATACGGTTTCACAGTGCTCCCGCCTCTGATAATGGCGCTTGCAACGCTTCTCGCCGGCATTTGGCTTGGAAGCTCTCCAAAGGCGGTGGACGCTTACCTGCTCCTGGGTGGAGTGGTGCTTTTCCTGCTTCTCAAAACAAGCGGCGTACTCAACGCGAAGCTCCCAAAATGGGAAACAACGCCAAGGGACGTGAACATAGGAGCGGCCCTTTTCGCGCTCGTCCTCCTGCTACTCCACCTCTCTCAGGGTTAGCTCCTTAACCTCTTTCAGCTCCATGAGGGCCTTTTTAAGTTCTTCAAGTGAAATCCTACTCCCGCTGACGTCTACTATTGCAACTATCGCCGCGAGCCCCAGCTCGGACAGCTCCTCGCTCTCGTTGAAGAGAATGTTTATCCCGTGCTTTCCAAAGAGCCCGCTGACCTTAGCCAAAACTCCCGGTTTGTCCTCGACCACAAGCTCGACTTCCACAAGCTTCTTTCCCGGTAGGGCTATCCTCTCAATGTGGGCTTCTTTGAGGTCGGTGTCCACCTCCACGAGGAAGTATGCCCCTTTAACTAGCCCGAGCTCGTAGGAGAACTCAAGGGGAAGCTCGATCTTTCCATCTTCCTTGATCTTTACAAGCTCGTAGTGCCTCATATTTCTTCACTTCTCTTGACACCCTAAAAAGTTTGGCATCTCAAAATATTTAAAAAGGGGAAAAGGTATAGCTTTTGGGATGCACAGTGGCATTTAACGTTATAGGCTACGTTTTCATTATAATCGCAGTCGCAAGGATTTTCGCCGAGGCCTTTGAGAGAATAGGTTATCCTGGCTTTCTAGGCGAGATTACGGCAGGTTTGATGCTCGGCGTCTTTCTCCACGACCTCCCGAGAGAGGATCTCACTCTAATGGCTGAGTTCGGCTTGTTCTTTCTCATGATGTACGCGGGACTAGAGCTGACCCCTGAAGAGGTTCGCATCGGCGGGAGGAAGAGCCTTCCAATCTATGTTATCACGCTCGTTGTCATGTTCTTCCTGAC
This region of Thermococcus stetteri genomic DNA includes:
- a CDS encoding ACT domain-containing protein, which gives rise to MRHYELVKIKEDGKIELPLEFSYELGLVKGAYFLVEVDTDLKEAHIERIALPGKKLVEVELVVEDKPGVLAKVSGLFGKHGINILFNESEELSELGLAAIVAIVDVSGSRISLEELKKALMELKEVKELTLREVE
- a CDS encoding monovalent cation/H+ antiporter subunit D family protein, which encodes MGLIAVLVAIPLLFAFLTALTIPLRMEKYAKYIFLAGALLPWLAYLLAGRGSEVVGGWPKIGGIEVALDTYSSLLVLGELILFSAVALYSINYFKKDVKPLVLLLLVHAGLLGAFISRDLFNFYIFMEIASVSSFALVGLPGEKRAIRAAYRYLMLSLLASYFFVFSIGIIYLKTGYLNLELVSQVPPSKEIRAAVAVAFTSLLLKAGIFPLHLWLPDAHANAPSPVSALLSGAVVKAPAYGMVLLSLHLPLSGTFRTVLLGTAFASMLFGVAMALLQKDIKRLLAYHTVSQMGYVLLGIATPNPLGAIYYAFAHMLFKGGLFLSAGVLVDRAKTRELNELSYRGDPLLMASTLMLSLAIGGIWPFVGSSAKAALLKALPYGRELFYLAGLGTLASFTKLNYYLMKGEGNRYGFTVLPPLIMALATLLAGIWLGSSPKAVDAYLLLGGVVLFLLLKTSGVLNAKLPKWETTPRDVNIGAALFALVLLLLHLSQG